A single genomic interval of Zingiber officinale cultivar Zhangliang chromosome 4A, Zo_v1.1, whole genome shotgun sequence harbors:
- the LOC121969751 gene encoding aquaporin PIP2-4, with protein MAKDVEGTEQAEYSAKDYTDPPPAPLIDAEELTKWSLYRAVIAEFIATLLFLYVTVLTVIGYKHQSDTQINNPDAECNGVGVLGIAWAFGGMIFILVYCTAGISGGHINPAVTLGLFLARKVSLVRALLYIIAQCLGAICGVGLVKGFQRSFYVRYGGGANELQPGYSKGTGLGAEIIGTFVLVYTVFSATDPKRSARDSHVPVLAPLPIGFAVFMVHLATIPITGTGINPARSFGAAVIYNKDKAWDDQWIFWVGPVIGAAIAAAYHQYILRASGAKALGSFRSNA; from the exons ATGGCGAAGGACGTCGAAGGGACGGAGCAAGCGGAGTACAGCGCCAAGGACTACACCGACCCACCGCCGGCGCCGCTGATCGACGCGGAGGAGCTCACCAAGTGGTCGCTCTACCGCGCCGTCATCGCCGAGTTCATCGCCACCTTGCTCTTCCTCTACGTCACCGTCCTCACCGTCATCGGGTACAAACACCAGTCCGACACCCAGATCAACAACCCCGACGCGGAGTGTAACGGCGTCGGCGTGCTCGGCATCGCCTGGGCCTTCGGCGGCATGATCTTCATCCTGGTTTACTGCACCGCGGGCATCTCCG GCGGGCATATAAATCCGGCGGTGACGTTGGGGCTGTTCCTGGCGCGTAAGGTTTCGCTGGTGCGGGCGCTGCTGTACATAATAGCGCAGTGCCTGGGGGCCATCTGCGGGGTGGGGCTGGTGAAGGGATTCCAGCGATCGTTCTACGTGCGCTACGGAGGCGGCGCCAACGAGCTCCAACCCGGGTACTCCAAGGGCACCGGCCTCGGCGCAGAGATCATCGGCACCTTCGTCCTCGTTTATACTGTCTTCTCGGCCACCGACCCCAAGCGCAGCGCCCGCGACTCCCACGTCCCGGTTTTGGCTCCGCTTCCGATTGGGTTCGCGGTGTTCATGGTACACCTGGCGACGATTCCGATCACCGGAACAGGCATTAACCCGGCCAGGAGTTTCGGAGCCGCAGTCATCTACAACAAGGACAAGGCTTGGGACGACCAG TGGATCTTCTGGGTGGGACCAGTCATCGGAGCTGCGATCGCAGCGGCCTATCACCAGTACATTTTGAGGGCGAGCGGTGCCAAGGCTTTGGGTTCTTTCCGCAGCAACGCTTGA